The Streptomyces sp. NBC_01454 genome includes a window with the following:
- a CDS encoding AAA family ATPase, translating to MTVSTPASTTDFGLPRPGTHLVAFRITNVGSARHTEEVDLTVGKTEETGTFPMNAPHGPLAVTAVAALFGANASGTSTVLGALAKMREAVLTSYTRQTAPASPAHRPFALSPDDAAEPSTYEIELVRDGEQWTYGFAVSSRGIEREWLHSVTAADGLRTWIDRDAARTDWGGCVYRWHGLTPDTGRLEHLGSDRTLTLSLGGLLQVGPFRTVYDFFRTELLLIAPRDAQQQGRARARLAESAELRRRIGPLLTAADLGVDAVEIDPADGEVKLAHTTAGGRSVLLDWAMESSGTRALVLVLERVLWALEHGSVILIDGLGSPIHPLLTAEIATLFVASWSNLRHAQLLCTSHSVALLGGARHGQSLEPHHVWLAERGRDGSTEVYPLTDAKPGRGEDLADSYLAGAFGGVPGVSEGRVGRALLAAGALPQG from the coding sequence ATGACCGTCTCCACACCAGCAAGCACCACGGACTTCGGCCTCCCCCGCCCCGGGACGCACCTGGTGGCCTTCAGGATCACCAACGTCGGCTCGGCGCGGCACACCGAGGAGGTGGACCTGACCGTCGGCAAGACGGAGGAGACGGGCACCTTCCCCATGAACGCCCCGCACGGCCCGCTTGCCGTCACCGCTGTCGCCGCACTGTTCGGGGCCAACGCGTCCGGGACCTCGACCGTCCTCGGCGCGCTGGCGAAGATGCGTGAGGCCGTACTGACCTCCTACACCCGCCAGACGGCCCCCGCCTCACCGGCTCACCGGCCCTTCGCCCTGAGCCCGGACGACGCTGCGGAGCCCAGCACGTACGAGATTGAGCTTGTCCGCGACGGCGAACAGTGGACGTACGGCTTCGCCGTCAGCTCCCGGGGTATCGAGCGGGAGTGGCTGCACAGTGTGACGGCCGCGGACGGACTGCGGACCTGGATCGACCGGGACGCCGCGCGGACCGACTGGGGCGGCTGCGTCTATCGGTGGCACGGTCTCACGCCGGACACTGGGCGGCTGGAACACCTCGGCAGCGACCGTACCCTGACTCTGTCCCTGGGCGGGCTGCTCCAGGTCGGCCCTTTCCGGACGGTCTACGACTTCTTCCGCACCGAGCTGCTGCTCATCGCCCCCCGCGATGCGCAGCAGCAGGGGCGGGCCCGGGCCCGGCTCGCGGAGTCGGCCGAACTGCGCCGCCGGATCGGCCCGTTGCTCACGGCTGCCGACCTCGGCGTCGACGCCGTGGAGATAGACCCGGCCGACGGCGAGGTCAAGCTCGCCCACACCACCGCCGGAGGCCGATCGGTACTGCTGGACTGGGCGATGGAGTCCTCGGGCACCCGCGCCCTGGTGCTCGTCCTGGAACGCGTTCTGTGGGCGCTGGAGCACGGCAGCGTCATCCTCATCGACGGCCTCGGAAGCCCGATCCACCCGCTGCTCACCGCCGAGATCGCTACGCTCTTCGTCGCCTCGTGGTCCAATCTCCGGCACGCGCAGTTGCTGTGCACGTCCCACTCGGTCGCCCTTCTCGGCGGTGCACGGCACGGTCAGAGCCTGGAGCCCCACCACGTGTGGCTCGCCGAGCGGGGCCGGGACGGCTCGACCGAGGTCTACCCGCTCACCGACGCGAAGCCGGGCAGGGGCGAGGACCTGGCCGACAGCTACCTCGCCGGGGCCTTCGGCGGCGTACCCGGCGTCAGCGAGGGCCGAGTCGGGCGGGCGCTCCTCGCTGCCGGGGCCCTCCCCCAGGGCTGA
- a CDS encoding peptide deformylase, with product MIEVQPSERMRDLGVVQCGAPILNEPARAFELPAEREAAEDVVDRLFAAMEQISQIHLFAKGMGVAAPQIGIGRAAAVVQPPTPDAPAIVLLNPRIIARGPESDEQYEGCLSFFDVRGLVPRPLTVTVEATVLDGSTVTTVYERGLARLIQHEIDHLDGLLYTSRMRPGVAPLPVEEYRQTGHAWAYER from the coding sequence GTGATTGAGGTGCAGCCAAGCGAGCGGATGCGGGACCTGGGGGTGGTCCAGTGCGGAGCCCCGATTCTCAATGAGCCGGCCCGCGCCTTCGAGCTGCCCGCCGAACGCGAGGCTGCCGAGGACGTCGTCGACCGGCTCTTCGCCGCGATGGAGCAGATCTCTCAGATCCATCTCTTTGCCAAGGGCATGGGCGTCGCAGCCCCTCAAATCGGCATCGGCCGCGCCGCTGCCGTCGTCCAGCCACCCACCCCGGACGCCCCGGCCATCGTGCTGCTGAACCCCCGGATCATCGCCCGCGGACCGGAGTCGGACGAGCAGTACGAGGGCTGTCTGAGCTTCTTCGACGTGCGCGGCCTGGTGCCGCGCCCGCTGACGGTGACGGTGGAGGCCACGGTGCTGGACGGCAGCACCGTCACCACCGTCTACGAACGCGGCCTCGCCCGGCTGATCCAGCACGAGATCGACCACCTCGACGGACTCCTGTACACGAGCCGCATGCGTCCCGGTGTAGCGCCACTGCCTGTGGAGGAGTACCGCCAAACCGGGCACGCTTGGGCCTACGAGCGATAG
- a CDS encoding Mom family adenine methylcarbamoylation protein, whose product MTEIDEADAKAFVQRHHYLSGWPAVLHRLGLLDREAQLHDDDIAVDGSPLVGVLVLAVPMNMRVLTNSFPHLVPLRESAEIARLVLTETVPSNGESFFTAAALRRVAAGGLKGAVMFSDPVPRWRLTENGKIIQTRGHLGIVYQSLSAVYTGRGTARTLTVLPDGTTLTARARSKLLRQESGALGVARRLERLGAPPRPAGQPLGVWLDQSLAQIGAKRLPHPGNHRYILRVGRTRAERTRTVIGLKPQPYPKNVPA is encoded by the coding sequence GTGACCGAGATCGACGAGGCGGACGCGAAGGCGTTCGTCCAACGACATCATTACCTGTCCGGATGGCCTGCCGTTCTGCACCGTCTTGGCCTCCTGGACCGGGAAGCTCAGCTCCACGACGACGACATCGCCGTCGACGGCTCACCACTGGTCGGCGTCCTGGTGCTCGCCGTCCCCATGAACATGCGCGTGCTCACCAACTCCTTCCCGCACCTGGTCCCGCTGCGCGAGAGCGCCGAGATCGCCCGCCTGGTCCTGACGGAAACCGTCCCCAGCAACGGAGAGAGCTTCTTCACCGCCGCCGCGTTGCGTCGCGTTGCCGCCGGCGGGCTGAAGGGCGCCGTAATGTTCAGTGATCCGGTTCCGCGCTGGCGCCTGACCGAAAACGGCAAAATCATCCAAACACGGGGCCATCTGGGCATCGTGTATCAGTCGTTGTCCGCCGTGTACACGGGCAGAGGCACCGCGCGCACGCTCACCGTCCTCCCGGACGGGACCACGTTGACAGCGCGAGCCCGCTCGAAGCTGCTGCGCCAGGAATCCGGGGCGCTCGGTGTCGCTCGCCGTCTCGAACGGTTGGGCGCACCGCCCCGGCCTGCCGGTCAGCCGCTCGGCGTGTGGCTGGACCAGAGTCTCGCGCAGATCGGTGCCAAGCGTCTGCCGCACCCCGGAAATCATCGCTACATCCTCCGGGTGGGCCGCACGCGGGCCGAACGGACGCGGACCGTCATCGGGCTCAAGCCACAGCCTTACCCCAAGAACGTCCCTGCCTGA
- a CDS encoding deazapurine DNA modification protein DpdA family protein has product MTTTAPETAPPFDFFLGAHHPGWLETADVPLCVSHARLSGRRSLPRARHGWFLDSGGFSELSLHGGWRQSARDYAAAVRRYHDEVGQLRAAAQQDWMCEWEVLRKTGKTLKEHLALTVANFVELRSIAPDLPIIPVIQGWTYPSYFQCIGMYEKAGVDLTQEPLVGVGSICRRPSLHLPTMLLADLAQAGIRIHAFGFKKAGLRIAYKDVVSADSLAWSYGGRHEPGCSDTHQHENNCMRHALWWRQDLLDHIAEDQRRQR; this is encoded by the coding sequence GTGACCACCACCGCACCAGAAACCGCGCCGCCCTTCGACTTCTTCTTGGGCGCTCACCACCCGGGATGGCTGGAGACCGCCGACGTCCCGCTGTGCGTCTCCCACGCCCGTCTCTCGGGCCGACGGTCCCTGCCCCGTGCCCGGCACGGCTGGTTCCTCGACAGCGGCGGATTCAGCGAACTGTCGCTCCACGGCGGATGGCGCCAGTCAGCCCGCGACTACGCCGCCGCGGTGCGCCGGTATCACGACGAGGTGGGCCAACTCCGCGCAGCAGCACAGCAGGACTGGATGTGCGAATGGGAGGTCCTCCGCAAGACGGGCAAGACGCTCAAGGAACATCTCGCGCTGACCGTGGCGAACTTCGTCGAGTTGCGGTCGATCGCCCCCGACCTGCCGATCATCCCCGTGATCCAGGGGTGGACCTATCCCAGCTACTTCCAGTGCATCGGCATGTACGAGAAGGCGGGCGTGGACCTCACCCAAGAACCCCTGGTCGGTGTGGGCAGTATCTGCCGGCGTCCGAGCCTGCACCTTCCGACGATGCTGCTGGCGGACCTCGCGCAGGCCGGTATCAGGATCCACGCCTTCGGCTTCAAGAAGGCGGGCCTGAGGATCGCGTACAAGGACGTGGTCTCGGCCGACAGCCTCGCCTGGTCCTACGGAGGCCGCCACGAGCCCGGATGCAGCGACACCCATCAGCACGAGAACAACTGCATGCGGCACGCACTGTGGTGGCGGCAGGACCTGCTCGACCACATCGCCGAGGACCAGCGGCGGCAGCGATGA